GTGCCGTTGTGCGTACTCGTCACTGCGCGCGTCCGCGGTAGGCCGAGAAGCCAGGCGGTTCCGGGAACATTGTCGTAGGTCGCGATCACTTTGTCCTGGCGCCCGTCGGACCAGGTGCTCTCGGATACCAGCAGATTACCCGCCCAATCATAGAGTTGGGTGCATTCCCCACATTGCACGCCTGAAGGCGCAGAGAAACGGGGAGTTTTCGCGGGCTGACGGATAGGCGGAGCCGCTCTTCCTGTCGATAATCGCGGTTGCGAGACCCGAGAACCGACAAGGAAGGAGGCTCCGATGCAGAGCATCGAGCAAACCCGTCGCGAAGTCGAGCGTTGCTTTCGAGCAGTACTGCGAACCGCCGAAAGGAGCGGCGAGCGCGACGCGACGGCGGTAGAGCAGGCGCTGTGGGCGAGCATGCTATCGCTGGGGGCGGCGTTGATGGCGCTGTTCTTCGCGCTGCGGATGGGCCGCTGTTGGGAGCTTGGCAGCCGCTATCGACGCGGCGGACGAGAGTACGAGGTGGTCGGCTTCGAGCGCACCAGCATCGGTACGCGCTTCGGCAAGGTCGAACTCGAGCAACCGGTGGGCCGGTTGCTCGGCGACGCGCGTGCGGCACGAGACCTGCCGGCGCAGCGACAGCTGGGGCTGATGTCGGGCTTCACGCTGCCGGTAGTCAGCACGATGGCCCGGCTGTGCGCGCAGATGGCGTTCGAGCCGGCGCGTCAACTGTTCGAGCACGTCTGGCGATGGCGTCCGAGCCCTCGGGCGGTGTTGCGGATGGTGGACGCGTTGGGCACTGGTGCACGTAGCTTTCTGGAGCAGGCCGCGGCACCGGTCGGCGACGGCGAGGTGCTGGTGGTGAGCGTCGACGGCAAGGGCGCGCCGGCGATCTCGAGCAAGGAGTACGCCCGCCGCTGCCGGCCGCGGGTAAAGCGCAAAGCCAACGCTCGTCATCGGCGCCGAGCCAAGCGCAACGCGCGGCCGCGCGGGCGGCGCGGGCCCGGCAACAAGAGCAAGAACGCGAAGATGGCAGCGGTAGGCGTGCTGTATACACTCAAGCGTGGCGCGGACGGCAAGCTCGACGGCCCGGTCCACAAGCGTGTGTACGCCACCTTCGAAGGTCACCGGGCGTTGTTCGAATGGCTCGTGGCCGAGGCGCGCAAACGCGGCTACGGTAGCAAGAAGTTCGAAAAGGTGTTGTTCGTTGCCGACGGGGCTCGCGTCATCTGGACGTTGCAACAGGAGTTCTTTGCCGACGCCGAGACATGCCTGGACTTCTGGCACGCGGTCGAAAAGCTCTGGGCAGCGGGCAAGGCGGTGTGCCGCGGCACTCGGCGAAAACGCAAGGCCCTCGAAGCCTGGGTGGCCGAGCAGAAAAAGCGACTGCGCAAGGGGCAACTGTCGAAGGTACTGGACGAGCTGCGCGAGCACTTGGAGGCCACCGCCCAGACCGGCCCCGGCAACAAGTTCCGCCGCGAAGTCCTCAGCTCGGTGCTCGGCCACTTCGAGGCCAACGCCGAGCGGATGCGCTACGCGCGCCTGCGGCGCATGGACCTCGACATCTCCAGCGGCGTCATGGAGGGCGCCGTGCGCCATCTCGTCGGTGTTCGCCTCGACGGGCCCGGCATGCGCTGGAGCCGCGACCGCGCCGAGGCTGTGCTGCACCTGCGCTGCGTGCTCATCAACGGCATGTGGGCTGACTTCGAGCGCTATCTCGCCCTGCGCCGACTCAAGCTCGCCCCGCAACCGGTGCCGACTCGCACACATGACGCCGTCCCCCACAAGGCCGCGTGATGCTTACGCATTCACGCGATGCAAAGTGGGATCTGCACCCAAGTTACTTCAACTCCCGTGCCAGGGCCATTCTTCCCCACGCACCAGCATCCTGCCGGCCGGACGGGATTGGCGTCGGTGATGTTGCACCTACCACCGACAGCGCACGCACGCTGGTCAGAAAGGTATGAAAGCTGTGGGAGCGGTTCCGCTGAGGCTCGATCAGCGCTCCGACGACGCGCGCCAGGCCGCCCCCAGGACACCCATTAAATGCCAGTTCAGGCGAGGTCCGACGCGGGGCTGTCGGGATGGTCACGGGTCCGATGGGCAGGGCAAGCAGGGCGCACAAGCCGGCGTCCGCGTTTGGAGCAAGTGGTGCCCGGTTCCGGGCGCTCCACTCGTGTTCACGGCTGCCCCACTGGAGAGCATCGCGGCCGGCGAGTGGCTCGTTCAGGCGGTGTTGCGCGCGTAGAGATGGCTGGCGGCCCGAACGCCTTTGACGTGCTGCTGGCCTCGTCGGGCGCCTTCGATTCGGATGCGCTCGACTTGCCCCACCATGCCGAAGAACGTGCGCGCGTACTGCTGCACCGAGCCGACGAACGTCTCGGCATTCAGGCCTGCTCGCTCGACCAGCGGGGCCAGCTCTTCGGGGAGCATGCCGCGTTGATCCGTGCGGATCGCCTGACCCGTGTGGCGCACCAGCTGCTCGTAGTCGT
This window of the Pseudomonadota bacterium genome carries:
- a CDS encoding ISKra4 family transposase, encoding MQSIEQTRREVERCFRAVLRTAERSGERDATAVEQALWASMLSLGAALMALFFALRMGRCWELGSRYRRGGREYEVVGFERTSIGTRFGKVELEQPVGRLLGDARAARDLPAQRQLGLMSGFTLPVVSTMARLCAQMAFEPARQLFEHVWRWRPSPRAVLRMVDALGTGARSFLEQAAAPVGDGEVLVVSVDGKGAPAISSKEYARRCRPRVKRKANARHRRRAKRNARPRGRRGPGNKSKNAKMAAVGVLYTLKRGADGKLDGPVHKRVYATFEGHRALFEWLVAEARKRGYGSKKFEKVLFVADGARVIWTLQQEFFADAETCLDFWHAVEKLWAAGKAVCRGTRRKRKALEAWVAEQKKRLRKGQLSKVLDELREHLEATAQTGPGNKFRREVLSSVLGHFEANAERMRYARLRRMDLDISSGVMEGAVRHLVGVRLDGPGMRWSRDRAEAVLHLRCVLINGMWADFERYLALRRLKLAPQPVPTRTHDAVPHKAA